A segment of the Pseudomonadota bacterium genome:
GGAAAAATTACCCAACATTTCAAAAAAAGTATGGTGGCGGGCTGTCCGGCCGACATTTTCCAGATCATTATGTTTGCCCCCGGCCCGCACACATTTCTGGGACGTGGTTGCCCGGCAATAATCGCGTTTTTCCAGGCCGACAAAGACATCCTTGAACTGGTTCATGCCGGCATTGGTAAACAGCAGACTGGGATCATTCAATGGAATCAGGCCGGAACTTTTAACAATTTTGTGATCATTCGCCTGAAAATAATCAAGAAATTTTTGCCGAATTTCACTTCCGGTCATATGTTTCTCCTTGTCCTTGTATTTTTATACGGTGTACGGTTTAAGGTGTACGGTTTAAGGAAAAACCTTATACCTTGCACCTTAAACCTTATACCTTATACCTCATAACTAATGATCTTCCCGGTAGCGGCTTACAAACGGTTCAATCTCCTCAGCTAGAAAGCCACGGCGGTACAGATAGGCATAAATATCACCACGGGCTTTTCTGCTGAGACGAGAAAACAATTCTTCAAGTTCTGTTGCCGAAACCCCGGCAAACAGCTCATCGATAATCTGCTGGGCCAGGGATAATGGAAGTCCTTTTCTTCTCAGACGCTGAGCAATCATCAAACGCCCGTATCCCTTCTGCCAGAGATAATTGGCCGCCAGTTGCCGACCATTATTCAAGTCATCCAGATAACCAAATTCGGTTAATCTGTCAATAGCTGAGTCAATAGCGGTCGCTGCAAACCCCCTGGTTTTAAGCTTCTGTCGCAGTTCAGTACTGAAGTGATTACGGCGAGCCAGCAGGTCCTGGGCCTTATGATAGGCTTCATCAGGCCCTAAGCTCATTGACCAAAACGCTCCACCTGAAAAGGTACATCCTTGCCCTTGCCCCTGCCCTTGGTTGTTTGATCCTTTGATTCATCCTGGCTAAAATCATCCCACGAGCTGTCTGATCCGGTAGAAATTCCCTTGACTTTCAGCTCAAAATCATCCGGATTACTGCTTTGTCTCAGGGCTTCATCATAGGAAATCAGCCCTTTACTGAACAGGCTGTAAAGGGACTGATCAAAGGACTGCATACCATAAATAGTATAACCACCGATGATCGCATCTTTTATTTCCACTGTTTTAGCTTTTTCGGCAATACATTCCCGGGTACGGGAGGTGGAAACCAGAACTTCGGCTGCCGGCACCCGACCTTTACCGTCCTTACAGGAAATAAGCCGCTGGGAGATAACCCCTTTGAGAATACCTGAAAGCTGCAGGCGAATCTGGGTTTGCTGAAACGGCGGGAAAGCAGAAACAATTCTGTTGATGGTTTCCAGGGCATCCACTGTATGCAGCGTGCTGAGTACCAAGTGTCCGGTTTCGGCAGCGGTTAAAGCAATTTCAATGGTTTCCAGATCCCGCATCTCACCTACCAGGATAACATCTGGATCCTGGCGCAGGGCCGAGCGCAGGGCGAGAGAAAAAGAATTGGTATCGAAACCAACCTCACGCTGACTGACAATACTGAGCCGGTCCTGATGCAGATATTCGATGGGATCTTCGATGGTAATAATATTAACGCTGCGGCTGCGATTGATATAATCAATGATTGATGCCAGGGTGGTACTTTTGCCGCAACCGGTAGTTCCGGTAACCAGTATCAGGCCCCGGTTGGTTTCCTTGGCCAGTTTTTCAATCACCGGCGGCAGTTTCAAATCACTAAAAGTCATGATATCATAGGGGATGGAGCGCAGAACCATGACCATGGTCCCCCGCTGCTGGTAAGCATTCACCCGAAAACGGCCAAGGCCAGCTACCCCATAGGCAAAATCCACCTCATGAAAATCAGCATAGCGCTCCCTTTCCAGGGGCCCCATGATCTCTTCAGCCATTGATTTAAGCTCTGAAGCCTCAAGCCGGGAAAAATTTTTCAATGGATAAAGTCGACCGTCAACCCGAACAATGGGTGGGTCACCTGCTTTCAAATGGACATCAGAGGCTTTATAGTCGATACCCGCCTGCAGAATTTCATCGATACGATTCATATTAGCTGCTCCTTTTGCAACTGCTCAGGGTAACAACGGCCTGAGCCAGTCCCTCATGTTTAGCTCTCCGGCGGGGAGTCACTTCCCGCTACCGGAATATGATGGAACGTTCTGACTTCTTGCTCTATAGTATCGAGAATTTCCTGATTTTCTTGAAGATAATCCCTGACAAAATCACGTCCCTGCCCCAGACGTTCACCACCATAGGAGTACCATGAACCACTTTTTTCCACAATTCCAGCTTTGACCCCAAGATCCAGGACCTCTCCGGCCCGGGAAATACCTTTCCCAAAGAGAATATCAAAAGTGGCTTCCCTGAATGGCGGCGCCACCTTATTTTTAACCACCTTAACCCGCGTGCTGTTCCCGAGAATGGCATCACCTTTTTTTATGGCCCCGGTCCGGCGAATATCCATGCGAACCGTCGAATAAAATTTCAATGCATTCCCACCGGTGGTGGTTTCCGGATTGCCGAACATCACCCCGATTTTCATCCGAATTTGATTAATGAAGATGACCGATCCCTTGGATTTGCTGATCGCCGCCACCAGCTTCCGCAGTGCCTGGGACATGAGCCGGGCCTGCAATCCCATATGGGAATCACCCATATCTCCCTCAATCTCCGCCCGGGGAACCAGGGCGGCCACCGAATCAACCACCACCAGATCAATG
Coding sequences within it:
- the recA gene encoding recombinase RecA translates to MDDNKNKAMEMAVTQIEREFGKGSIMRLGAEGVISNVEVIPTGSLGLDIALGVGGIPRGRVIEIYGPESSGKTTLALGIVAQAQKKGGVAAFIDAEHALDVVYAKNLGVNTEELLISQPDTGEQALEIAEILVRSGAIDLVVVDSVAALVPRAEIEGDMGDSHMGLQARLMSQALRKLVAAISKSKGSVIFINQIRMKIGVMFGNPETTTGGNALKFYSTVRMDIRRTGAIKKGDAILGNSTRVKVVKNKVAPPFREATFDILFGKGISRAGEVLDLGVKAGIVEKSGSWYSYGGERLGQGRDFVRDYLQENQEILDTIEQEVRTFHHIPVAGSDSPPES
- a CDS encoding regulatory protein RecX translates to MSLGPDEAYHKAQDLLARRNHFSTELRQKLKTRGFAATAIDSAIDRLTEFGYLDDLNNGRQLAANYLWQKGYGRLMIAQRLRRKGLPLSLAQQIIDELFAGVSATELEELFSRLSRKARGDIYAYLYRRGFLAEEIEPFVSRYREDH
- a CDS encoding type IV pilus twitching motility protein PilT — translated: MNRIDEILQAGIDYKASDVHLKAGDPPIVRVDGRLYPLKNFSRLEASELKSMAEEIMGPLERERYADFHEVDFAYGVAGLGRFRVNAYQQRGTMVMVLRSIPYDIMTFSDLKLPPVIEKLAKETNRGLILVTGTTGCGKSTTLASIIDYINRSRSVNIITIEDPIEYLHQDRLSIVSQREVGFDTNSFSLALRSALRQDPDVILVGEMRDLETIEIALTAAETGHLVLSTLHTVDALETINRIVSAFPPFQQTQIRLQLSGILKGVISQRLISCKDGKGRVPAAEVLVSTSRTRECIAEKAKTVEIKDAIIGGYTIYGMQSFDQSLYSLFSKGLISYDEALRQSSNPDDFELKVKGISTGSDSSWDDFSQDESKDQTTKGRGKGKDVPFQVERFGQ